The Deltaproteobacteria bacterium nucleotide sequence TCACAAGATAGGGCGCTTGAAGAGTCCATGGCCCCAATGAGAAAATTTATGTTTAATCAAACACGTTCAAATGATTTGGGTTTATTTTTAAAATTGGCCAAAGTCGAAAAACCAAAAACAAGAGCGGATGTTCCTTCTTTGGTTTTAATTCCTGCCTTTGTTCTTTCTGAAATAAAAACAGGATTTCAAATTGGTTTTATTATTTTTTTGCCTTTTCTGGTTATTGATATTGTAGCTTCAAGTGTTTTGATGGCCATGGGAATGATGATGTTGCCTCCAGTTGTCATTTCTATGCCATTAAAAATAATGTTATTCGTCATGGTTGACGGATGGGCATTGCTGATAGGTTCAATGGTAAAAAGTTTTGGCTAAATCAAGGATGATGAAATGACCGAAGAGCTCATTATTAAATTGGGACAAGATGCCCTCAGAACAACTGCCTTATTGGCAATGCCGCTATTGGTAAGCACTTTAGTTATCGGTCTTGTCATCAGTATATTTCAAGCCGTGACTCAAATTAACGAAGCGACTCTTACTTTTGTACCTAAAATGATAATTATTGCATTGATTTTAGTGTTTGCGGGACCATGGATGATGGATGTGATCTCTTCCTATACGATAAACCTTTTTGAAGGCATCGCTGTCATGGTCAGGGAATAATATGTTTCAGAGTTTGTTTATCAACGATTCTGCCATGATTTTGTTTGTGCTCATCTTATTAAGGATCAGCTCCTTTATTTTAAGTAGTTCGATTTTTCATTCCATGCAATTACCAACTCTGGTTAAGATTTTATTTTCTTTATGTTTTACGATGTTAGTTTATGAAGCCAGTAAAAATA carries:
- the fliP gene encoding flagellar type III secretion system pore protein FliP (The bacterial flagellar biogenesis protein FliP forms a type III secretion system (T3SS)-type pore required for flagellar assembly.) translates to MFLIIGVSFQAFSQVTLPNINLGFKTAENPNEIVNAIKLVLILTVLSLAPAILIMMTSFTRIIIVFSFLRQAMGVQQLPPNQLLVGLSLFLTFFIMGPAFEEVNQKGIQPFLAGRISQDRALEESMAPMRKFMFNQTRSNDLGLFLKLAKVEKPKTRADVPSLVLIPAFVLSEIKTGFQIGFIIFLPFLVIDIVASSVLMAMGMMMLPPVVISMPLKIMLFVMVDGWALLIGSMVKSFG
- the fliQ gene encoding flagellar biosynthesis protein FliQ, whose protein sequence is MTEELIIKLGQDALRTTALLAMPLLVSTLVIGLVISIFQAVTQINEATLTFVPKMIIIALILVFAGPWMMDVISSYTINLFEGIAVMVRE